A stretch of Candidatus Polarisedimenticolia bacterium DNA encodes these proteins:
- a CDS encoding neuraminidase-like domain-containing protein produces MSRSRTEFQVPLYPESQGKDVAQAQTILMELGLSIGSRELREQRFGSTTAGAVARWKERHRLPPTADLDVKALKKLWADSRNLPRFVHGVVSLADGTPVPDLCVVAIDRDFRGEQVLGEGRTDAQGRYRIGYRAADAVLAEKRTADVGVRVLTADGKTLLRAPTSRDLAMNAGVEARIHATVTLPDDAVPSEFARIGNELAPLVGRVPVSDIGANPASDEGDFLARESGVTFDRLGHFVVAHRLEQETKLPAEYFYALLREDGLFGIGPGRPRAVLTPVDLGTSTRAVLYEAVLLEPDASKTALQRAVRRHLVQSSLLKQSSAIHKRLQHWRKDALAYVQQEMPRRVLDMLDDLLADGKAQELLSVLGPHDLADLPGLFERLDVRDLFSPAKKRAATARMQLADLLGLNTGLIEEVAQSFDADTPDKVRKLARLERKDWSKLLDRGNARMKGKPLDPKLVRRQASLIVRRFEKRFPTTAFSAQLARRKPKAVSSPEKVVAFFDAHPDFELSRHKLQPFLKSAGVESRNVGTEVIAEVEKLQRIFRLTGDYRKTEGLVTAGYKASADIVAAGKSRFVTEARRSAGMSAADAAKVFETAANQNLAAVMFATNLRTQTLPPALQSKSSQALSKKIESIVAEQPDLKSLFGSTDVCACKHCRSIYGPAAYFADGMRFLRNRLVRNTTLPPGPSTKTAKDVLFARRPDLGEIDLNCENAEVPVPHIDIVCELMEEEVAPDPGFSFTGAVAAGKASAGILAATRAAGYEVGDNALIYGPYDANRFMLRDKGITVAVDGPAPNWKLRRLRQTHGTPEERAASPEYVNTAAYAPLAAGKAAFGLPFDLFHAETRAFLSAAGVERAQLMRALAAGGSPSPDLIAGEALGLAASERILIFSASVADQPAIWGVAGPVAANSMRMLDVFISRTGLSFAEVESLLEGAWVRSGADLFIRHLDNTCNLSAKEIVNLDDTVLDRIHRELRLSRRSGLSSRDVDRLASAPRLGGSDLGSDALQVLPELQRLAAELKVEVGRLITWLDRIPTDGAPSEHALLFQNSAATGALDPGLTPAAIAANEAAEIAVPGSGQRLSTVASDLALAFGVTALDLQLLLDHLGVTGLLGINPPLTSLTLAAIYGRLGLARALGLRVADYLGMERLCAIDPLANVFNLSKLVDSARRVAATGVTVAELEYRLSRRAADLAALDLAEVAITPVLQGIRTALVAAAEANRTSYDDGLTAFEQIGAFESLLQKQPLLEPAGIAALSDLIRTDTPTAAMGMAAKAVIDGPLSTRVDVAAIKAAIDAVVASPGDDVPRKALLKSLMQGLCNSARQEAAFLAAGGALTAMLRVSGEMGDVLLRGVNLVIATVPTPLVGLLTDGVLADGSVGLSPAGTPDLYRALRLAYSVAGLIAPFDPGPETVDFMLKNAAALGWSALDGMPFEGPSPAPAASSVALADWLSLADAFALIKRYPATSVPGQPDQTVSAMSVFTLSLGMGPAKGPLLDALSLLSGWPRPPLGDIDGQLAWVLADYRRPSTWRSTENAIGLMHQLGVPLTELLAYCSDNLTAADSRNARRLLRSRYSQADWLGALKGIMDPIRERKRDALVAYLLAANPALHGKADLYDHFLTDTEWSAKMPSSRLVHAHSTLQLFIRRCIEGLEPTAVADLDGDSDWGCWESMKNFRVAEVAKKVFVEAEYYLRPPWRDDKTEAFVDFENALLQNEMNDENISAAFEGYLDRLEQIAFLDVLATCYDFDSQNLHVFAATKGGDPRTYFHRTLQAELAWTPWRKIDLDITGEHLIAFFRNKRLYLAWAIFLEKGDDQQQATYPQPGSGEQDLPKSKRFTEISLAVSEYTGKKWLPRRVSADPITTTKMEQSVDTKRVVLTVSPDPEYFTIDVHFEWSSNLYRIGSFLLTGCKGYPEMRPASQGIFSFSPKFQDTERRAQRLVEHDEVNDHSLAWETVFTGAKYETLFGKTFGQTPAIFRVTYPFQASEIDKLITTLLIGMQNPHSDLTPLVFGTFMPFFFEDNRHGYVLTPGFYGAMNPETGARDTVKTFSNIRQLLVDFIALVTKYLQLLASAQTDLEKQAVLDQFGADKELARIHQEFDTYKGTQPGIVVRNFYHPNACYLRERFFQGGIPALLARKTQLEVGSFTFEDPVTGYAPSPVVLPPYPREEMEFDRGSAYADVNFELAFHAPHMITTKLMDEDDVPDFDAAEKWLRYMFDSRGSSNDPSPQRYWNTKPFYLRDPAEYTLQSVNAIMDRLAHDPNGTVETELAASVLEWRRSPFKPYLVARSQTIKFQQAIVFLAAKLHIGRANAYFRRDQLEDLVMAALDYSQAERLLGPRPQIVPPAVEVPPETYNQLEARLDLFGNALCRLENLLPDLSVLPHGGAELPPLPLSLESLYFCIPPSEKLYELWDELEERQFNLRNSRTIDGVERELSLFAPPLSVEALIQAVASGLSISAILSNLSAPRPPYRFRVMVRHSLELAELAASLSQKLEQAIIAGDGEGLQRLRTEHEKQLLKEQTEALKQERLAAAQAIESARKARQMHEETQLFYAGRPYMNAWEIAAAACFGTSVGLQALMVVGHVAAAGLAAVPKFMVGAAGFGGSPTANAQIGGDQLSEAASQAMVGAVNAAAQALDKSGSMLNQQGTYLIRQEDWENSSRVALREKERLDIEMKIGEIRKKIAEEQERVHGVRQLQNAAELMYHQAKFSKRELFDSLAGDLRGLSRQIHNLANESALATQRCYNFDMGTSESFVRAGQWNDTRRGLLAAENLIADLRRMDAAYLRRNVREMELTTHISLARLDPIALLELRTSGRCVVQLPEAIFDLDHPGHYFRRIKALSITVPCVAGPYSSVPLKLTQTSNRIRVETGRKVGAANDVEAYSEDPAGDTRFRYNVGAVQSIAFSRCQDDPGLHLMSFDDDRYLPLEGSGVIGTYVLEFPRTVRPIDYSTIPDVVFHFRLKALDGGGALRTLAESTLRERLNVLALKTGRTGLFQAFDLRRDRPDFWSRLTSSGSATLELSAEDLPYFTSGHAAAISATRLIARVDGAPQNYSLTVGGSSLTLNPPSEPDLSGLLAASVNGVALATPLTLSTPLPSKLRELIVIVNYALTV; encoded by the coding sequence ATGAGCAGATCACGGACCGAGTTCCAGGTTCCTTTGTATCCGGAGTCCCAGGGGAAGGATGTAGCTCAGGCACAGACCATCCTGATGGAGCTCGGCTTGTCCATCGGGTCGAGAGAGCTGCGTGAGCAACGCTTCGGTTCCACAACGGCCGGGGCAGTGGCTCGCTGGAAGGAGCGGCACAGGCTGCCACCAACCGCTGATCTGGACGTCAAAGCCCTGAAGAAGCTCTGGGCCGATTCCAGAAACCTGCCACGCTTCGTTCACGGCGTGGTGAGCCTTGCCGATGGCACACCCGTCCCGGACCTGTGCGTCGTCGCCATCGACCGTGACTTTCGCGGTGAGCAGGTGCTCGGCGAGGGGCGCACAGATGCGCAGGGCCGCTACCGCATCGGCTACCGGGCGGCTGACGCGGTGCTGGCCGAGAAAAGGACGGCCGATGTTGGGGTTCGTGTCCTGACAGCGGACGGCAAGACGTTGCTGCGGGCACCCACGAGCCGCGACCTGGCGATGAATGCTGGAGTGGAAGCTCGCATCCACGCGACGGTGACTTTACCCGATGATGCCGTGCCATCGGAGTTTGCACGTATCGGCAACGAGCTCGCGCCTCTTGTCGGCAGAGTGCCGGTTTCCGATATCGGCGCCAATCCGGCTTCGGACGAAGGGGATTTCCTCGCCCGCGAGAGCGGCGTTACGTTTGACCGGCTGGGTCATTTCGTCGTTGCGCATCGCCTGGAGCAGGAGACGAAGCTTCCCGCCGAATACTTCTATGCCCTTCTTCGCGAAGATGGGCTGTTTGGCATAGGTCCGGGCCGACCACGCGCCGTGCTCACCCCGGTGGATCTCGGCACCAGCACACGGGCCGTGCTCTACGAAGCCGTCCTGCTCGAGCCCGATGCCTCCAAGACCGCCCTGCAGCGTGCCGTGCGCAGACATCTGGTCCAGTCCAGTCTGCTCAAGCAAAGCAGCGCGATCCACAAGCGCTTGCAGCACTGGCGCAAGGATGCTCTGGCTTACGTTCAACAAGAGATGCCAAGGCGCGTGCTGGACATGCTCGATGACCTGCTTGCGGATGGCAAGGCTCAGGAGCTGCTCTCGGTGCTCGGTCCTCACGATCTGGCGGACTTGCCCGGGCTGTTCGAGCGGCTGGATGTTCGAGACCTCTTCTCGCCCGCTAAAAAACGAGCAGCGACCGCCCGGATGCAATTGGCCGATTTGCTTGGCCTCAACACCGGCTTGATCGAAGAGGTGGCCCAGAGCTTCGACGCCGACACTCCCGACAAGGTGCGCAAGCTGGCCCGGCTCGAGCGCAAGGACTGGTCCAAGCTGCTCGATCGCGGCAACGCTCGCATGAAGGGCAAGCCGCTCGACCCCAAGCTGGTACGCCGTCAGGCCTCCTTGATCGTCCGGCGCTTCGAAAAGCGCTTCCCCACGACGGCCTTCTCCGCGCAGCTCGCCCGCCGCAAACCCAAGGCCGTATCGAGCCCCGAGAAGGTGGTCGCGTTTTTCGACGCCCACCCCGATTTCGAGCTGTCTCGACACAAGCTGCAGCCGTTTCTGAAATCCGCGGGAGTCGAGTCCAGGAACGTCGGGACCGAGGTCATCGCAGAGGTCGAGAAACTGCAGCGCATCTTTCGTCTTACCGGGGACTACCGCAAGACCGAAGGCCTGGTAACGGCGGGCTACAAGGCCTCGGCCGATATCGTGGCTGCCGGCAAGAGCCGTTTCGTGACCGAGGCGCGTCGCAGCGCCGGCATGAGCGCTGCCGACGCGGCCAAGGTCTTCGAGACTGCAGCCAATCAGAACCTGGCTGCGGTGATGTTTGCCACCAACCTTCGCACCCAGACCTTGCCACCAGCGCTGCAAAGCAAGTCGTCACAGGCGCTCTCCAAGAAGATCGAAAGCATCGTCGCCGAGCAGCCGGATCTGAAGTCGCTGTTCGGCTCGACCGACGTCTGCGCCTGCAAGCATTGCCGTTCGATCTACGGCCCGGCCGCCTATTTTGCCGACGGGATGCGATTTCTGCGCAATCGGCTGGTGCGCAACACGACGCTGCCGCCGGGACCCAGCACCAAGACGGCCAAAGACGTTCTCTTCGCCCGCCGCCCGGATCTCGGAGAGATCGACCTGAACTGCGAAAACGCCGAGGTGCCGGTGCCGCACATCGACATCGTCTGCGAGCTGATGGAGGAGGAGGTCGCGCCCGATCCCGGATTCTCATTCACCGGCGCGGTGGCGGCGGGCAAGGCTTCAGCAGGCATCCTGGCCGCGACTCGTGCCGCTGGATATGAGGTAGGGGACAATGCCCTGATCTACGGGCCCTACGATGCCAACCGCTTCATGCTGCGTGACAAGGGAATCACGGTTGCCGTCGACGGCCCGGCGCCCAACTGGAAGCTGCGGCGCCTGCGCCAGACCCACGGCACCCCGGAGGAACGAGCTGCCTCGCCGGAATACGTCAACACCGCGGCCTACGCGCCTCTGGCTGCCGGTAAGGCCGCTTTCGGCCTGCCGTTCGATCTCTTCCATGCGGAAACCCGCGCCTTTCTGAGCGCCGCGGGCGTGGAGCGGGCGCAGCTGATGCGCGCGCTGGCGGCAGGCGGATCGCCCAGCCCCGACCTCATCGCGGGCGAGGCCCTGGGCCTTGCGGCGTCCGAGCGCATCCTCATCTTCTCGGCCTCGGTGGCCGATCAGCCTGCCATATGGGGCGTGGCGGGGCCGGTGGCCGCCAACTCGATGCGCATGCTGGACGTGTTCATCTCCCGCACCGGCCTCTCTTTCGCGGAGGTCGAGTCCCTTCTCGAGGGCGCGTGGGTGCGCAGCGGCGCCGACCTCTTCATCCGGCACCTGGACAACACCTGCAACCTGTCGGCAAAGGAGATCGTCAATCTCGACGACACCGTGCTGGACCGCATCCATCGAGAATTGCGCCTTTCCCGGCGAAGCGGGTTGAGCTCGCGCGACGTCGACCGGCTGGCTTCCGCCCCGCGCCTGGGAGGTTCCGACCTGGGCAGCGATGCGCTTCAGGTCCTACCGGAGCTGCAGCGACTCGCCGCGGAGCTGAAGGTGGAGGTCGGACGTCTCATCACCTGGCTGGACCGCATTCCGACCGATGGAGCTCCTTCCGAGCATGCCCTCCTGTTCCAGAATTCCGCCGCCACCGGAGCGCTGGATCCGGGGCTCACCCCCGCGGCCATAGCGGCCAACGAGGCAGCGGAAATCGCCGTTCCGGGCAGCGGACAGCGTCTCTCGACGGTGGCCTCCGACCTGGCGCTTGCGTTTGGCGTCACCGCCTTGGATCTGCAGCTCCTTCTCGATCACCTCGGCGTCACGGGACTTCTGGGTATCAATCCGCCGCTCACCTCCCTCACGCTGGCAGCAATCTATGGCCGCCTCGGCCTGGCGCGGGCGCTCGGCCTCCGGGTGGCCGACTACCTGGGGATGGAGCGGCTCTGCGCCATCGACCCGCTCGCCAACGTCTTCAATCTGTCGAAGCTCGTCGATTCGGCCCGCCGCGTCGCCGCGACGGGCGTGACCGTAGCCGAGCTCGAGTACCGCCTTTCGCGGCGCGCCGCCGATCTGGCCGCACTGGATCTTGCCGAGGTGGCGATCACGCCGGTACTGCAGGGAATCCGCACGGCGCTCGTGGCGGCGGCCGAAGCCAATCGCACATCTTACGATGACGGGCTCACGGCCTTCGAGCAGATCGGCGCTTTCGAGTCGCTGCTCCAGAAGCAACCGCTGCTCGAACCCGCAGGGATCGCCGCGCTGAGCGACCTGATCCGGACGGACACGCCTACCGCTGCCATGGGCATGGCGGCCAAGGCAGTGATCGATGGTCCTTTGTCCACGAGAGTCGATGTCGCCGCAATCAAGGCTGCCATCGACGCGGTGGTCGCCTCTCCCGGCGACGATGTTCCTCGGAAAGCGCTGCTGAAGTCTCTGATGCAAGGGCTGTGCAACAGCGCACGTCAAGAGGCGGCTTTCCTTGCCGCCGGCGGGGCTCTGACCGCGATGCTACGGGTCAGCGGCGAGATGGGGGACGTGTTGCTGCGCGGTGTAAACCTTGTGATCGCCACCGTCCCCACTCCCTTGGTCGGTCTCCTGACCGATGGTGTCCTGGCCGATGGCAGTGTCGGTTTGAGCCCAGCGGGCACACCCGATCTCTATCGTGCCCTTCGCCTGGCCTATTCCGTTGCCGGCTTGATCGCCCCGTTCGATCCGGGCCCCGAGACCGTGGATTTCATGCTGAAAAATGCCGCTGCGCTGGGCTGGTCGGCGTTGGACGGAATGCCGTTCGAGGGTCCCAGTCCCGCGCCGGCCGCCTCTTCGGTCGCTCTGGCGGATTGGCTGTCGCTTGCCGATGCCTTCGCCCTCATCAAGCGATATCCGGCGACGAGCGTTCCGGGGCAGCCCGATCAAACCGTCTCGGCGATGTCGGTCTTCACCTTGTCTCTCGGCATGGGGCCGGCAAAGGGGCCGCTGCTCGATGCTCTTTCGCTCTTGAGCGGATGGCCCCGCCCCCCTCTGGGCGACATCGATGGACAACTGGCATGGGTTCTGGCCGACTACCGGCGTCCGTCGACGTGGAGGTCGACCGAAAACGCCATCGGTCTGATGCACCAGCTGGGCGTTCCTCTCACCGAGCTGCTGGCTTACTGCTCCGACAACCTCACCGCTGCCGACAGCCGAAACGCGCGCCGCCTGCTCCGCTCCCGCTACAGTCAGGCGGATTGGCTGGGCGCGCTCAAGGGGATCATGGATCCCATCCGCGAGCGCAAGCGCGATGCCCTGGTCGCCTATCTGCTCGCCGCTAATCCAGCCTTGCACGGCAAGGCCGACCTCTACGACCATTTCCTCACCGACACCGAATGGTCGGCGAAGATGCCCTCGTCACGACTGGTTCACGCCCACTCCACCTTACAGCTGTTCATCCGTCGCTGTATCGAGGGCCTGGAGCCCACGGCGGTAGCCGATCTCGACGGCGACTCGGATTGGGGTTGCTGGGAGTCGATGAAGAATTTCCGAGTTGCGGAGGTGGCAAAAAAGGTATTCGTCGAAGCCGAGTACTATCTCCGGCCCCCGTGGCGTGACGACAAGACCGAAGCATTCGTCGATTTCGAGAATGCGCTGCTGCAGAACGAGATGAATGACGAGAACATCTCCGCGGCCTTCGAGGGCTACCTGGACCGTTTGGAGCAGATTGCCTTCCTCGACGTCCTCGCCACCTGCTACGATTTCGATTCGCAGAATCTGCACGTCTTCGCTGCCACCAAGGGCGGCGACCCGCGCACCTATTTCCATCGCACTCTGCAGGCCGAGCTTGCGTGGACACCCTGGCGCAAGATCGACCTGGACATCACCGGCGAGCACCTCATCGCATTCTTCCGCAACAAGCGACTCTACCTTGCCTGGGCGATCTTCCTGGAAAAAGGCGACGACCAGCAACAGGCGACCTATCCTCAGCCCGGCAGCGGTGAACAGGACTTGCCCAAGTCCAAGCGCTTTACCGAGATTAGCCTCGCTGTCAGTGAGTACACTGGCAAAAAGTGGCTACCGAGACGCGTTTCGGCGGATCCGATCACAACAACTAAGATGGAACAGTCCGTCGACACCAAGAGAGTCGTCCTGACGGTCTCTCCGGATCCAGAGTACTTCACCATCGACGTCCATTTTGAGTGGAGCTCCAATCTCTATCGCATCGGCAGCTTTCTTCTCACGGGCTGCAAGGGTTATCCCGAGATGCGTCCCGCGAGCCAGGGGATCTTCTCCTTCTCACCCAAATTTCAGGATACGGAACGCCGTGCGCAGCGGCTGGTCGAGCACGATGAGGTTAATGACCATTCTCTCGCCTGGGAGACCGTATTCACCGGCGCCAAATACGAGACGCTGTTCGGCAAGACCTTCGGCCAGACCCCCGCCATTTTCAGGGTGACGTATCCATTTCAGGCGTCGGAGATAGACAAACTGATAACCACTTTGCTGATCGGGATGCAGAACCCTCACAGCGATCTGACGCCTCTCGTCTTCGGAACCTTCATGCCCTTCTTTTTCGAGGACAACCGCCACGGATACGTGCTGACTCCCGGCTTCTATGGCGCCATGAATCCCGAAACCGGGGCACGCGATACGGTCAAGACCTTTTCGAACATCCGCCAGCTGCTCGTCGATTTCATCGCCCTCGTGACGAAGTATCTGCAACTATTGGCGTCCGCTCAGACCGACCTGGAAAAGCAGGCGGTGCTTGACCAGTTCGGGGCCGACAAGGAGCTTGCCCGGATCCATCAGGAGTTCGATACCTACAAAGGCACGCAGCCTGGCATCGTCGTGCGCAACTTCTATCATCCTAATGCCTGTTACCTTCGCGAGCGTTTTTTCCAGGGCGGAATCCCCGCGCTCCTCGCCCGCAAGACACAGCTGGAGGTCGGCAGCTTCACTTTCGAGGACCCGGTGACGGGATATGCTCCCTCCCCCGTCGTCCTGCCTCCCTATCCCAGAGAGGAGATGGAGTTCGATCGCGGCAGCGCCTACGCGGACGTCAACTTCGAGCTTGCCTTCCACGCGCCGCACATGATCACGACAAAGCTGATGGATGAAGACGACGTGCCCGACTTCGATGCAGCCGAGAAATGGCTTCGCTACATGTTCGACAGCCGGGGCTCATCCAATGATCCATCTCCTCAGCGGTACTGGAACACCAAGCCCTTCTACCTTCGCGATCCGGCCGAATACACGCTGCAGTCGGTAAACGCGATCATGGACAGGCTCGCCCATGATCCGAATGGCACCGTCGAGACCGAGCTGGCCGCCTCGGTACTTGAATGGCGACGCAGTCCTTTCAAGCCCTACCTGGTCGCTCGATCGCAGACCATCAAGTTCCAGCAGGCGATTGTGTTTCTAGCCGCCAAACTGCACATCGGTCGCGCCAACGCGTACTTTCGCCGCGACCAGCTCGAAGACCTCGTGATGGCGGCGCTCGATTATTCTCAAGCGGAGCGCCTCCTCGGCCCTCGGCCCCAGATCGTCCCGCCCGCGGTCGAGGTGCCTCCGGAGACCTACAACCAGCTCGAGGCTCGACTCGATCTCTTTGGCAATGCCTTGTGCCGTCTTGAGAACCTTCTGCCCGATCTCTCCGTGTTGCCGCACGGCGGCGCCGAGCTTCCCCCGCTACCTCTATCCCTGGAAAGCCTGTACTTCTGTATTCCACCCAGCGAAAAGCTCTACGAGCTGTGGGACGAGCTCGAGGAGCGCCAGTTCAACCTGCGCAACAGCCGGACGATCGACGGCGTCGAGCGTGAATTGTCGCTCTTCGCTCCGCCTCTGTCGGTAGAGGCGTTGATTCAGGCCGTCGCCTCGGGCCTGTCGATCTCCGCTATCCTCTCCAATCTGAGCGCGCCCCGGCCCCCTTACCGCTTTCGTGTGATGGTGCGGCACAGTCTCGAGCTGGCCGAGCTTGCCGCGAGCCTCTCGCAAAAGCTGGAACAAGCGATCATCGCGGGCGACGGCGAGGGTCTGCAACGCCTCAGGACGGAGCACGAAAAGCAGCTTCTGAAGGAGCAGACCGAGGCGTTGAAACAGGAGCGGCTTGCGGCGGCACAAGCCATCGAATCGGCGCGGAAGGCCCGCCAGATGCACGAAGAAACTCAGCTGTTCTATGCCGGCAGACCCTACATGAACGCCTGGGAGATCGCTGCAGCCGCATGCTTTGGAACCTCCGTGGGCTTGCAGGCATTGATGGTGGTCGGTCATGTTGCCGCAGCCGGACTCGCTGCAGTTCCCAAGTTCATGGTCGGGGCCGCTGGATTTGGCGGCTCGCCCACGGCGAATGCCCAGATTGGCGGCGACCAACTATCCGAGGCTGCCAGCCAGGCGATGGTCGGCGCCGTCAACGCCGCGGCTCAAGCCCTGGACAAGTCGGGAAGCATGTTGAACCAGCAAGGCACCTACCTGATACGACAGGAGGATTGGGAGAATTCTTCAAGAGTTGCCCTGCGCGAAAAGGAGCGTCTGGACATCGAAATGAAAATTGGGGAAATACGCAAGAAGATTGCCGAGGAGCAAGAGCGCGTGCATGGCGTGCGCCAGCTACAGAATGCCGCCGAGCTCATGTATCACCAGGCCAAGTTCTCGAAGCGAGAGCTCTTCGACTCGCTTGCCGGCGACCTGCGCGGACTCTCGCGCCAGATTCATAACCTGGCCAATGAGTCAGCGCTGGCGACGCAGCGCTGCTATAACTTCGACATGGGCACGAGCGAATCTTTCGTTCGCGCAGGCCAGTGGAACGATACACGTCGCGGGCTTCTCGCGGCGGAAAACCTCATCGCGGATCTGCGCCGCATGGATGCTGCCTATCTCCGGCGCAATGTCCGCGAGATGGAATTGACCACGCACATTTCGCTGGCGAGACTCGACCCCATCGCGTTACTGGAGCTGCGCACGTCCGGTCGCTGCGTAGTTCAGCTGCCGGAAGCCATTTTCGATCTCGACCACCCCGGCCATTACTTCCGCCGCATCAAGGCCCTGAGCATCACGGTGCCATGCGTGGCCGGTCCCTACAGCTCGGTGCCGCTGAAGCTCACGCAGACCTCCAACCGGATTCGCGTGGAGACCGGCCGCAAGGTGGGCGCTGCGAACGACGTCGAGGCCTATTCCGAGGATCCGGCCGGCGACACTCGGTTCCGCTACAACGTCGGCGCGGTTCAATCCATCGCGTTCAGCCGTTGTCAGGACGATCCCGGGCTGCATCTTATGAGCTTCGATGACGATCGATACCTGCCCTTGGAGGGAAGCGGGGTCATCGGCACCTACGTCCTCGAGTTCCCGCGTACCGTTAGGCCAATCGACTATTCGACGATACCCGACGTGGTATTCCATTTCCGCCTGAAGGCTCTTGACGGGGGCGGAGCGTTGCGTACCCTGGCGGAAAGCACATTGCGCGAGCGACTGAACGTTCTAGCCCTGAAGACCGGGCGCACCGGCCTTTTCCAGGCTTTCGACCTGCGCAGGGACAGGCCCGACTTCTGGAGCCGCCTGACCAGCTCCGGCAGCGCCACCTTGGAGCTGTCGGCTGAGGACTTGCCCTATTTCACCAGCGGACACGCAGCGGCCATCAGCGCCACGCGCCTGATTGCCCGCGTCGACGGGGCACCGCAGAACTATTCGCTGACCGTTGGTGGGAGTTCTTTGACCCTCAACCCTCCATCGGAACCCGACCTGTCGGGCTTGCTCGCCGCGTCGGTGAACGGTGTGGCCTTGGCGACCCCATTGACACTGTCGACGCCCTTACCCTCCAAGCTTCGTGAGCTGATTGTCATCGTGAATTATGCGTTGACCGTCTGA